The following proteins are encoded in a genomic region of Gemmatimonadota bacterium:
- a CDS encoding metallophosphoesterase, whose product MTAFEPDDIRWVVMSDLHLGDDGSLLTSVDPDTYAVDPRRGSDTLTALVAVLRDMVERNDGTARPTLIVNGDFLDLAFSRFNIALMHFQRFAELVLEPGNELFDRIVFLPGNHDHHLWEMARETQYARTIADARAGDLPPMRHSTSPHLEEGVSSFLLSRLLRSVRPNEPEEQRLRRLAVVYPNLILSDGGDRAAILHHGHYAEGIYHLVSRAYRWLFPGRPEPHTLESIEGENFAWIDFFWSLLGRSGDAGKDIETLSEMLHYPEHVGDYADQLAERAAAARDIPWIPTAALEKRALKKVFSMVAERFAGERFHRDRVCTAETMGVLARYLFGPTLEQVRTSLGEVPADLSFLWGHTHKPFEKILRDTRTGREVAVYNSGGWVIDSLSPSPTIGASAILLNESLDVASLRFFYDAPGGGSIVFEVVRPGGVQDFDVEPTPAAPLPAPGEGGGECLAAEPGGGMPVEEGEREAAEPSGRAPDDAGVRLDFARAMQRRVRASVAGGGGWDELAERIRAGILLRRRRLEATFGP is encoded by the coding sequence ATGACCGCGTTCGAACCGGACGACATCCGTTGGGTCGTCATGAGCGACCTGCATCTGGGTGACGACGGCAGCTTGCTGACCAGCGTGGACCCGGACACGTACGCGGTGGACCCGCGCCGAGGCTCGGACACGCTGACGGCGCTCGTTGCGGTGTTGCGCGACATGGTCGAGCGAAACGACGGGACGGCGCGTCCTACGCTCATTGTCAACGGCGACTTTCTGGACCTGGCCTTCAGCCGATTCAACATCGCGCTGATGCACTTTCAGCGGTTCGCTGAGCTCGTGCTGGAGCCCGGCAACGAACTGTTCGACCGGATCGTCTTCCTGCCCGGCAACCACGATCACCACCTGTGGGAGATGGCACGGGAAACGCAGTACGCGCGCACGATCGCGGACGCCCGCGCCGGCGACCTGCCGCCCATGCGGCACAGCACCTCGCCGCACCTGGAAGAAGGCGTCTCCTCCTTCCTGTTGTCTCGCCTCCTGCGGAGCGTCAGACCGAACGAGCCGGAGGAGCAGCGGCTGCGTCGGCTCGCGGTCGTCTATCCCAACCTCATCCTCTCGGACGGGGGTGATCGCGCGGCCATCCTGCACCACGGCCATTACGCGGAAGGGATCTATCACCTGGTCAGCCGCGCCTATCGGTGGCTCTTCCCGGGCCGGCCGGAGCCCCACACCCTCGAGTCGATCGAAGGGGAGAACTTCGCCTGGATAGACTTCTTCTGGTCGCTGTTGGGTCGTTCGGGAGACGCGGGCAAGGACATCGAGACCCTGTCCGAGATGCTCCACTACCCGGAGCACGTGGGCGACTACGCCGACCAACTGGCGGAACGCGCCGCCGCGGCGCGCGATATCCCCTGGATTCCCACCGCCGCGCTGGAAAAGCGAGCGCTCAAGAAGGTCTTCTCGATGGTGGCCGAGCGCTTCGCGGGCGAGCGCTTCCACCGCGACCGGGTGTGCACCGCGGAGACCATGGGCGTGCTGGCGCGATACCTGTTCGGCCCCACGCTCGAGCAAGTGCGCACGTCGCTGGGTGAAGTGCCCGCGGATCTCTCGTTCCTCTGGGGGCACACCCACAAGCCGTTCGAGAAGATCCTGCGGGACACGCGCACGGGGCGTGAGGTGGCGGTCTACAATTCGGGCGGGTGGGTGATCGACTCGCTCTCTCCGTCGCCTACGATTGGTGCGTCCGCCATTCTGCTCAACGAGTCACTCGACGTTGCGTCGCTGCGCTTCTTCTACGACGCGCCCGGCGGCGGGAGCATAGTCTTCGAGGTCGTGCGCCCGGGGGGCGTTCAGGACTTCGACGTGGAGCCCACCCCGGCGGCTCCGCTGCCGGCGCCCGGCGAGGGCGGAGGCGAGTGCCTGGCGGCGGAGCCGGGCGGAGGCATGCCGGTGGAGGAAGGGGAGCGCGAGGCGGCCGAGCCGTCCGGGCGCGCGCCGGACGACGCCGGCGTTCGGCTCGACTTCGCCCGGGCGATGCAGCGGCGCGTACGCGCGTCGGTCGCCGGCGGCGGCGGCTGGGACGAGCTGGCCGAGCGCATACGCGCGGGCATCCTGCTCCGCCGCCGCCGCCTGGAGGCGACGTTCGGACCGTGA
- a CDS encoding GMC oxidoreductase: MGDGATCEVDVIVVGSGFGGSVAALRFAEAGHRVVVLERGDWVLRESHEPDADALWKPHRQLFGMHDFRARGRNVIPWLGSCVGGGSHVYAATLKRLLSLDGFPAAVREEGLDEFYDVAECVLDAQRYPDWAPYGQVRSTQLLYRAGDRLKETHPELVEEWGAINLGISFAPEGGQPGAPFTNKHGARQRYQDPQAPDLLGGDIGATNSLDLNYLFLAQKEGAEVRALCEADRIEPLEGGGYRVHYVRRTPFPGRLRRHLARWLPFLAAPVESTESLCAQRVVLAAGSIGTTELLLRNRDVHGTLAGLGDALGRGYSSNGDYVTLMQPFKGFYLSWAGLIVAAGAAVLGAWWIAAAGALAYAVGLLVSRRAFDPDIGATNSDYIRFVARDGSPQGVYVEGGRYPTPLRAGLAIALSVVGLWRPGRYKRIVALTNFLRRWVPPFELIGRSWPIPLLQMGRDAARGTFALDEAGRAEIDFELEANDDYYEYLGELGRLTSDAVGARWFPNFVARTLRKVEVPHNLGGAHMADGPADGVVDHAGRVFGYRDLLVLDGSVIPRALGPNPALTIAALAERAMRHVLDQIEREGSARADPR; the protein is encoded by the coding sequence ATGGGTGACGGAGCGACCTGCGAGGTCGATGTCATAGTCGTCGGCTCCGGGTTCGGCGGGTCGGTCGCGGCGCTTCGGTTCGCCGAGGCCGGCCACCGCGTCGTCGTGCTGGAGCGCGGGGATTGGGTGCTGCGCGAGAGCCACGAGCCGGACGCCGACGCGCTCTGGAAGCCGCACCGGCAGCTGTTCGGCATGCACGACTTCCGAGCGCGCGGCCGCAACGTCATCCCCTGGCTGGGTAGCTGCGTCGGCGGCGGCTCGCACGTCTACGCGGCCACGCTGAAGCGCCTCCTCTCTCTGGACGGCTTCCCGGCGGCGGTCAGGGAAGAGGGCCTGGACGAGTTCTACGACGTGGCAGAGTGCGTCCTGGACGCTCAGCGCTACCCCGACTGGGCCCCGTACGGCCAGGTGCGCTCCACGCAGCTGCTTTACCGCGCCGGCGACCGGTTGAAGGAGACGCACCCGGAGTTGGTCGAAGAATGGGGCGCGATCAACCTGGGCATCAGCTTCGCGCCGGAGGGCGGACAGCCCGGCGCGCCGTTTACCAACAAGCACGGGGCGCGGCAACGCTATCAGGATCCACAGGCTCCCGACCTTCTCGGAGGCGACATCGGGGCGACCAACAGCCTCGATCTGAACTACCTGTTCCTTGCGCAGAAGGAAGGAGCGGAAGTCAGGGCGCTGTGCGAGGCGGACAGGATCGAGCCGCTGGAGGGCGGCGGGTACCGCGTGCACTACGTTCGCCGGACTCCGTTCCCCGGCCGCCTGCGGCGACACCTGGCGCGCTGGCTGCCCTTCCTGGCGGCGCCCGTGGAGTCGACCGAATCGCTGTGCGCCCAGCGCGTCGTGCTCGCCGCCGGCAGCATCGGCACGACCGAGCTGCTGCTGCGCAACCGGGACGTACACGGCACGCTCGCGGGGCTCGGCGACGCGCTCGGCAGGGGCTACTCGTCCAACGGCGACTACGTCACGCTCATGCAGCCGTTCAAGGGATTCTATCTGTCCTGGGCGGGGCTCATCGTCGCGGCGGGGGCTGCCGTCCTGGGTGCGTGGTGGATCGCCGCTGCGGGTGCGCTCGCCTACGCCGTCGGCCTGCTCGTGTCCAGGAGGGCCTTCGATCCCGACATAGGGGCGACCAACAGCGACTATATCCGTTTCGTGGCACGAGACGGGAGTCCTCAGGGCGTCTACGTGGAGGGCGGGCGCTACCCCACGCCGCTGAGAGCCGGACTGGCGATCGCGCTCAGCGTCGTGGGGCTCTGGCGGCCGGGACGCTACAAGCGGATCGTCGCCCTCACCAACTTCCTGCGACGCTGGGTTCCGCCCTTCGAGCTCATCGGCCGAAGTTGGCCGATTCCGCTCCTGCAGATGGGCCGGGACGCGGCCCGTGGCACGTTCGCACTCGATGAGGCCGGGAGGGCCGAGATCGATTTCGAGCTGGAGGCCAACGACGACTACTACGAGTACCTGGGCGAGCTCGGGCGCCTCACCTCGGACGCCGTCGGCGCCCGGTGGTTTCCGAACTTCGTCGCCCGCACGCTGCGCAAGGTGGAGGTGCCGCACAACCTGGGCGGAGCCCACATGGCGGACGGACCCGCCGATGGCGTCGTCGATCACGCCGGTCGAGTATTCGGCTACCGGGATCTCCTGGTGCTCGACGGGTCGGTCATCCCTCGGGCGCTGGGTCCCAACCCGGCGCTGACCATTGCCGCGCTGGCTGAGCGCGCCATGCGTCACGTGCTCGACCAGATCGAGAGGGAGGGATCCGCTCGCGCCGACCCTCGGTGA
- a CDS encoding DinB family protein: protein MMDTTTGDGSTGDAGALPAPVADWVVESDRQREELRALIDAYSTEELMWRRGPGKWAIADHVSHLVLTNSAYIPAIAEAARRAKDAELLGTPPYRSSFVGSRFLRMLEPPVVRRFKTMKRLEPSTDDTPPAARVEAFEAGMEHLERVLRGAADVDLGRAKMRSPLMWLMKLTLAEAVQVVLAHNRRHLWLADEVIRSPGFPAAGAA, encoded by the coding sequence ATGATGGACACCACGACCGGAGATGGCTCCACCGGCGACGCCGGGGCGCTGCCCGCCCCCGTTGCCGACTGGGTCGTCGAATCGGACCGGCAGCGCGAGGAGTTGCGCGCGCTGATCGACGCGTACTCGACCGAGGAGTTGATGTGGCGTCGGGGCCCCGGCAAGTGGGCGATCGCTGACCACGTCTCCCACCTCGTCCTCACCAACTCGGCGTACATCCCGGCGATCGCGGAGGCGGCCCGGCGAGCCAAGGACGCCGAACTGCTGGGGACGCCGCCCTATCGAAGCTCCTTCGTAGGGTCGCGATTCCTGCGTATGCTGGAGCCACCGGTCGTGCGCCGATTCAAGACCATGAAGCGGCTCGAGCCCTCTACCGATGACACGCCGCCCGCGGCTCGCGTCGAAGCCTTCGAGGCCGGTATGGAGCACCTGGAGCGAGTGTTGCGCGGTGCCGCCGACGTGGACCTGGGCCGCGCCAAGATGCGCTCCCCGCTGATGTGGCTAATGAAGCTCACGCTGGCGGAGGCCGTGCAGGTCGTCCTGGCTCACAATCGGCGACACCTCTGGCTCGCCGACGAGGTGATCAGATCGCCGGGGTTCCCCGCGGCAGGAGCGGCGTAA